One genomic region from Prunus persica cultivar Lovell chromosome G3, Prunus_persica_NCBIv2, whole genome shotgun sequence encodes:
- the LOC18784334 gene encoding uncharacterized protein LOC18784334 codes for MALSATILSDPMVLPPAAETQQPQATKLIAQIEIEFVKCDCCGLSEECTPAYIQHVRERYQGHWICGLCAEAIKDEIVRSERLISTEEAMATHMNFCKKFKASGPPPDPTVHLISAMRQILRRSLDSPRVLRSTPTSPTKINGKGLKRSESCFPTLTG; via the coding sequence ATGGCATTATCTGCAACTATTCTCAGCGACCCAATGGTTCTGCCACCAGCCGCAGAAACCCAACAACCGCAAGCCACAAAACTCATTGCCCAAATCGAAATCGAGTTTGTTAAATGTGACTGCTGCGGCCTGTCGGAGGAATGCACCCCGGCCTACATTCAACATGTTCGGGAACGATATCAGGGCCATTGGATATGTGGGTTGTGTGCAGAGGCCATCAAAGATGAGATTGTGAGGTCTGAGAGGCTCATAAGCACAGAAGAAGCCATGGCTACCCACATGAACTTCTGCAAGAAGTTTAAGGCGTCAGGGCCCCCTCCAGACCCAACGGTTCACTTGATATCTGCCATGAGGCAGATTCTTAGGCGCAGTTTGGATTCTCCAAGGGTTTTGAGATCAACTCCAACTAGCCCAACAAAGATCAATGGCAAGGGGCTTAAAAGGTCTGAGAGTTGCTTTCCAACTCTCACTGGTTGA